aaacatttggTGACCATTGGATGCTTCTAGAACCCAAAATTTTATGGCTTATTCCTAGAATCCATGGACCACTTCTGGAGCCTAATATGGATTACTATAGGGAACCACAAATTGCATGTTGGACTGCTTCTGGAGTCGGTAACATCTCATGGATTGCTTCTGGAATCCATTACTTACAAAAaataagcaaagaaaacaaaaaaaacttaaaacaaaggataaacaTCAAAACACATATGATACTAATACAATATCAACAAATCTCCAACTTCGTCACCTTCAGGGtcaacgaaatattaatttacaagtgtgCAAAAATGGATACGCTCTGGCAAAATAGCTTCAAAATCGGTTGCAGGTCACTTCAGTGACCGCTGGTAGAAATCGGCTAGCACTTTGTGGCGGGTCACTTCGGGGACCGACCGACTGACGAAACGCGCCTTTCGTATCCATATCATGCCACACGATATTCCAACTTCTGGTGGAATAATTTTCATTTTCGGAGGTTATTGTAGCGAAGGAAAATCAAATTTGTGCCATCCATCAAGGATGCAAGCGACCCTTcactttaattaattaattaattaaaatgctTAGTACCAAAAGCAGAAAAGGAATAACACGGGAAATTATCCATTGTGAGTGCATGAACTCACCATGGTTATACAGTTCTGTTAATTAACTTACCCACAAATATCGACCTTTGGCTGATGTCTTTAAGGAAGAAACAAATTAGCCGTTGTTTGACGATACATGATGGGGACAGGATTGGGTGAAGCAACCAACCCATCCAAAATCAAACGGTATCCTACActcaaaaataataatcaaagtgAGATACAACATTAGCCAAGGCTATATACGTATATAAAGAATAGAGAAAAGAAATCAagtaaagagaagaagaatatttGTCGATCTTCTTCATGCGCTCAGCTCCCTGTTTTTTTTGCTTGTGAATTTGAGCTGGCCAATTCGTAGTTAATAGATTGTTCCATATGTAATTGGACATCAAGTGAATCAGCTAGTATTTGTCAAGAGCGAACTCGTGCTGATAACGTATTACACTTTACGGTACTAGCATATATAATAGTAGAGGTTATAAATCGATGTCCTATTTACACAGACCACTGGCAATCAGAAAAGAGAAATGGAAAGGATAAAGGGAGTTTCTTAGTTCTATTCATTTCTCAAGTTTTTCTGTACATTAAAGTGAAGAACCGAGTGACTATTTATAGTCACCAACATTAAGTCGGTAGAATGACACGTGCCATTGTTAAGGCATATTCAAAAAGAAATACAAGGATGATCCTTATCTAACTAGTTACAGAGGTAAAATGGATCGTATGGATTGTTCTCGATGATGGTGGGCCACCCATAAGTCATCCCTACGTGACACAATGTTTGCTTTTAATCCTTCTTGGTCTCTGTATGTATTTTTACTTCCATTTTCATGAAATCTTTCTCTTTTCATGTCTAGGTAGCATTCTCACCGATGAAGAGTTTAAGCGTCTGGGTAAGACATGCATGAGACTCCGATCAACAAATATTTACTGTTTTTTCTAATCCTTCTAGTCTCTCTATTTTTCTTTAGGGTGAAATACAGATTTAGGtctcttttttttaatattacAATTTTagacctctttttttttttgcataacaaaGCTAGGTCAGTTTTGACCAAAATGGCTGAGGGTGGTTATCCACATTTTTGACACTGTTAGTGTAGGGTAAAAATACTTTCAAACCCTTTGGATCCTTCAACTCACCGAGTTGACGTTTAACTCGCCAAGTCAGTGTAGTAACTCGGCTCTGACTGTGTACACACGTGTACCTTGTACACGTCACCATATGTACGTGTCACCAATTATAAATGGCAAGAAAATTGTCATGTATATATTGGATGAGCCATTCTTTTCCTATAAATGCCTGACATAGAAAAGAAGATTACTCCATATTAATCTGCATTGCATTTCCGCTAATGCAGAAAATACTGGTCAGATTACTGAAGCTGCCTAACAAAATTAAATTGTAAGAAGTAAGTTTATATAATGTACATACAGCACCAACGTGCAataagaaacgaaaaataaataaatcaaacaagCAATTCAAATTTACATACGGGTATCTGGCTCGTATTCGTATATGAGGCAAATCTTTATGTTTCTTTCGTATGTAGTTTCACTTTTCAGCGGTTGTATCTGGCCTGTTTTGTCCTTACCCAATTATAGGTCTCGAGCTTTGCCATAAGCACCTTCCTCTgtcatttgaagaagaaaaacagtCCAGAAACAAAGCTTCTATAAGAACCCATCAACACAATTGAAGGCACATATAATACAAGGCTAAATTGGGGGTCCTGGAAAAATAATTGGGACCCTAACTACAGGACAAAAAAGATCATGAAATAGTAATCGGGTGTTATCCCTTATCGCACTTTTTTAAAAATGACTAAACTACCCCCAAATCATTAGTGTTAATTGAGTGTTACTTagttgttaattagtttagttagattaaaatcagatttagggataaaattttgataaaagaaaaattgtatttttgtgttgtggagaggaagaaattGAGTTTTGGGGGGAAAATTTAaggttatttgaaatgagtgattccagtggagGAAtcctattgctcaaaatgaaggaaccaatccttaaaatgaagaacccgaagctcaaaacaaccAGATAAACTttctatactcttcaaattgtatgaatgatgctccaagtggtcgattcatgtacactatgcaactactcagagtgagggtcgttaagttgagagggtaataaacgaacgactctaagaagtcgtcaattacttgacacaacctttgacgactcaaacctgcaacttttgcaggttatgaaaaatcgtcaaccaagtgtgatataattgacgactccagctagttaggtcacacagagtcgttaacttaatatgtttagaacccaacgatCCTATCTCTATTTGGGACAGAGAGGTGGTTCTGCATAAGACAGAATCGTTCATATTTAAAAAGGGTCGTCGAGAAGAATCGTTAACGATTTAGAAATTCCTGGACGATACTATTTTAGGACAGAAAACCAAgtttagggtcgttatctactaGACCCTagtggttaacgatttttcatcaatttaatatgcatatcaaaaatcgttaagcaataaaaaaccgtggttaacgatcctggaactgtaactgcaatttgGCAGTTGAAAACttaatttttcaatcaacaaattaAATTAAACACAAATCCAACTTAGATTGGgaagttttagttcacttacgacgatgaatcggtgagaattttttttttccagaagtcgttaatggaatgggaGACAATGGGAGGGAGAgagcggaggagaagaagttttgatTAAAATGAAGATTGGAGCCCGAGGTCAGTGGTTAATGAGATTTTTAGGGTAGTTATTAGAGAAGGCTAAATTGGTATCTTCACCAACATTTTGGAAGCCCTCTATCTTTTATGGGGTGGGTGTAAATTGGatgaggcccctaattattttccatggcccccaattcagccttgATATAATAGAGTCAGGAGGAGTTCATCCCTTTTAGTTTACTTCTTCATCACAAAATCCCATGTGCACTCATCAGTTTTCTTTATGGTCGATCCAAGATAAGCCCATTTGCTCTACTAAGCCATGTACACCTTTACACCGAAAAAGGCAAAAATCTTCAACCTCAGCATCAATTTCCAACGCCAGGTTCATGCTCAACTGTATCCATCGCAGCCGAAACTAGTTCATTTTGCAAATTCTCTATGCTTCCCGAGGGTGGCAGGCAATCTTCTCTTCTTAGCAACTCCACCACAgtcaattctttcttcttctcactcATTTCAATCAATTGTTGGACAAAAGCAGGATTCTCAAAAGCTTTAGCCAAAAATGACATTGTTAGTTGTTGAATTTCAACCATCAAATAGCTTCTTTCCTTGCTTAATGTATCCAGTTCACTCTCTAAACCAAGTCCTCCTGCATACTCAACGCAACCATCAGTACCACCGCCTCCTTGTTGCGTGTTCTTCGAAATATGTCTCCTCCTCTTTATATTCTTCAGTAGGTGCTTCTGTCCTCCTAGAAACCATTCATTTGAAAATTCCCACTTCTCTGAATCAACCTTTCGAAAACCCTGCAACCATTACACACCAAAGTCATCAACATATGCAAGCATGAGGTTATCATACCATTATCTAGCAAGAACAACTGCAACAAGCGAAACCCAACATCGAAAACAGTTAATGTCATCTACCAATTGAAGGAATAGAGAATCATAAACACTaatttcatcaaatgagcaaccaAAAACAGCTAAACCCCATAAACCCTAGAATTCACAACAAAATATGATCAGCTTAGAACCACTAAAATATCATCATTCAAGAAACCCACAAACAGAATCATTAACTACAGACACCAAAGGTGCAATTCAAGCATTTTGAATACCTAATCCCTAAAACCCATGACCAAAATATCAACAGAATACATATAAGACTGGAAACCGAAGCAAACCCCCAAAATCAACGAATCAATCAAATTCAATTAAAAAGAGAGAATCGGAAAGTAACAGAAAGAATTTCTGTTGACAAGATCTATAAATAGaagcgaagaagaagaaaataaaacagTGTGAACGGAAATCTTAGGGTT
This DNA window, taken from Papaver somniferum cultivar HN1 chromosome 3, ASM357369v1, whole genome shotgun sequence, encodes the following:
- the LOC113359173 gene encoding heat shock factor protein HSF30-like, which translates into the protein MYSVDILGLWGLAVFGCSFDEISVYDSLFLQLGFRKVDSEKWEFSNEWFLGGQKHLLKNIKRRRHISKNTQQGGGGTDGCVEYAGGLGLESELDTLSKERSYLMVEIQQLTMSFLAKAFENPAFVQQLIEMSEKKKELTVVELLRREDCLPPSGSIENLQNELVSAAMDTVEHEPGVGN